The following coding sequences lie in one Loxodonta africana isolate mLoxAfr1 chromosome X, mLoxAfr1.hap2, whole genome shotgun sequence genomic window:
- the AKAP4 gene encoding A-kinase anchor protein 4 yields MSDDIDWLHSRRGVCKVDLYSPTGQQDQDRKVICFVDVSTLNVEDKDAKDATGSSSEGDLNLENLEEKEIIVIKDTEKQDQSKTEGSVCLFKQAPSDPISVLNWLLNDLQKYALGFQHALSPSASSCKHKVGDTEGEYHKLPYGNCYSVYADQLNMDYVGNRPQSLRLEMAAAKNTNNNQSPSTPPAKSPSTQRAVTSPDGECSMDDLSFYVNRLSSLVIQMARKEIKEKLEGGSKCLHHSIYPQTGDKGKNSPRSAVSKIASEMAHDAVEVTSAEMRGTGEEGREGGRKTFLYSELSNKNKGGDKQMCQKDSKEFADSISKGLMVYANQVASDMMVSVMKTLKVHSSGKPIPACVVLKRVLLKHTKEIVSDLIDSCMKNLHNITGVLMTDSDFVSAVKRNLFNHGKQNAADIMEAMLKRLVSALLGEKKETKSQSLSYASLKAGSHDPKCKNQSLEFSAMKAEMKGKDKGKMKPEQCKSLTSAEKVSEHILKESLTMWNQKQGNQGKVSGKLCSNKEEKREKISPSTDSLAKDLIVSALMLIQYHLTQQAKGKDSFEDDCSGSTMGYMAQSAQYEKCGSGQSAKALSMKHLESRGAPGPSTSLKENQQLDSQKLDMSNIVLMLIQKLLSESPFNCDDLSEGENKRSESRTSKAASISKKPDRGEEQCQENQELDFISGMKQVNRQFIDQLVESVMKLCLIMAKYSNNGAALAELEEQAALANNPNYQAGSSRCGHNAVVSQNYQDTPGPEVIVNNQCSTSSLQKQLQAVLQWIAASQFNVPMLYFMGDDDGQLEKLPEVSAKAAEKGYSVGDLLQEVMKFAKERQLDEAVGNMARKQLLDWLLANL; encoded by the exons aTGTCTGATGATATTGACTGGTTACACAGCCGCAGGGGCGTGTGCAAGGTAGATCTCTACAGCCCAACAGGACAGCAAGATCAGGACCGAAAAGTG ATATGCTTTGTCGATGTGTCCACCCTGAATGTGGAAGATAAAGATGCTAAG GATGCTACTGGTTCCAGCTCAGAAGGTGACTTAAACCTGGAGAATCTGGAAGAGAAAGAGATTATTGTGATCAAAGATACTGAGAAGCAAGACCAGTCTAAG acGGAGGGATCTGTGTGCCTTTTCAAACAAGCTCCCTCTGATCCCATAAGTGTCCTCAACTGGCTTCTCAATGATCTCCAGAAGTATGCCTTGGGTTTCCAGCATGCACTAAGCCCCTCAGCCTCTAGTTGTAAGCATAAAGTAGGAGACACAGAGGGCGAATATCACAAATTACCCTATGGGAACTGCTACAGTGTCTACGCTGACCAACTGAACATGGATTATGTGGGCAACAGACCTCAAAGCCTACGTCTAGAAATGGCAGCAGCCAAAAACACCAACAATAACCAGAGTCCTTCAACTCCTCCAGCCAAATCTCCCAGCACTCAGAGGGCAGTTACCTCCCCTGATGGAGAATGTTCTATGGATGACCTTTCCTTCTATGTCAACCGACTATCTTCTCTAGTAATCCAGATGGCCCGTAAGGAAATCAAGGAGAAGTTGGAAGGAGGAAGCAAATGTCTTCATCATTCAATCTATCCCCAAACTGGTGACAAAGGGAAGAACAGCCCCCGAAGTGCTGTGAGCAAGATCGCTTCTGAAATGGCCCATGATGCTGTGGAAGTGACCTCTGCAGAAATGCGGGGCACTGGGGAAGAAGGCAGAGAAGGTGGCCGGAAAACTTTTCTGTATAGTGAATTGTCCAACAAGAACAAGGGTGGAGACAAACAGATGTGCCAGAAAGATAGCAAAGAATTTGCAGATTCTATCAGCAAAGGGCTCATGGTTTATGCGAACCAGGTGGCCTCTGACATGATGGTCTCTGTTATGAAGACTTTGAAAGTGCATAGCTCTGGGAAACCAATTCCAGCCTGCGTGGTCCTGAAGAGGGTACTGTTGAAGCACACCAAGGAAATTGTGTCTGATTTGATTGATTCCTGCATGAAGAACCTGCATAATATTACTGGGGTCCTGATGACTGACTCAGACTTTGTCTCAGCTGTTAAGAGGAATCTCTTCAACCATGGGAAACAAAATGCTGCAGACATCATGGAGGCCATGCTGAAGCGCCTGGTCAGTGCCCTTCTTGGAGAGAAGAAAGAGACTAAGTCTCAGAGTCTGTCATATGCATCTTTGAAAGCTGGGTCCCATGATCCTAAATGCAAGAACCAAAGTCTTGAATTCTCAGCCATGAAAGCTGAAATGAAGGGGAAAGATAAAGGCAAAATGAAACCAGAGCAATGCAAGTCATTGACCAGTGCTGAGAAAGTCAGTGAACATATCCTCAAGGAGAGCCTGACCATGTGgaaccaaaagcaaggaaaccAAGGCAAGGTGTCTGGCAAATTATGCtccaataaagaagaaaaaagagaaaaaatcagCCCTTCCACAGATTCACTGGCAAAGGACCTGATTGTCTCTGCCCTTATGCTGATCCAATACCATCTGACCCAGCAGGCCAAGGGCAAGGATTCATTCGAAGATGACTGTTCTGGTTCTACCATGGGCTATATGGCTCAAAGTGCCCAGTATGAGAAGTGTGGAAGTGGCCAAAGTGCCAAAGCACTTTCAATGAAACATCTAGAATCTCGTGGAGCTCCTGGACCATCCACCTCTCTAAAGGAGAATCAACAGCTGGACTCTCAGAAGCTGGATATGTCAAACATCGTTCTAATGCTAATTCAGAAACTGCTGAGTGAAAGCCCCTTCAACTGTGATGATCTATCTGAAGGTGAGAACAAGCGTTCTGAGTCCAGGACATCTAAAGCAGCTTCCATCTCCAAGAAGCCTGACAGAGGGGAAGAACAATGCCAGGAAAATCAAGAACTTGACTTTATCAGTGGGATGAAGCAAGTGAACCGGCAATTTATAGATCAACTGGTAGAATCTGTGATGAAGCTGTGCCTTATCATGGCTAAGTATAGCAACAATGGGGCAGCCCTTGCTGAGTTGGAAGAACAAGCAGCCTTGGCGAATAACCCCAATTACCAGGCTGGTAGCTCCAGATGTGGTCACAATGCTGTGGTGTCACAGAACTATCAAGACACTCCTGGGCCTGAAGTCATTGTTAATAATCAGTGCTCTACGAGTAGCTTGCAGAAGCAGCTCCAGGCTGTCCTGCAGTGGATTGCAGCCTCCCAGTTTAATGTGCCCATGCTTTACTTCATGGGAGATGATGATGGACAATTGGAGAAG CTTCCTGAGGTTTCTGCTAAGGCAGCAGAGAAGGGGTACAGCGTAGGAGATCTTCTTCAAGAGGTCATGAAGTTTGCCAAGGAACGACAACTGGACGAAGCCGTAGGAAACATGGCTAGAAAACAACTGCTAGACTGGCTGCTCGCTAACCTGTGA